A genomic segment from Juglans regia cultivar Chandler chromosome 14, Walnut 2.0, whole genome shotgun sequence encodes:
- the LOC108985836 gene encoding F-box/LRR-repeat protein At1g67190-like, which produces MEHFPVEVIGNILSRLGDARDVVIASATCSKWREAYCKHLHTLSFNSNDWPVYRDLPTSDLEILITKTIFRTTGLEVLYILMDAIEFSASTFISWFMYTREKLRRLFYNVRTTPSVNIVEIFGRLKLKTLVIAQNSISGVFERFPCLKCLSLSFVSISALDLSLLIIGCRKIEALELVDLEIAISDAQVTVELTSPTLMSLYVEAINLYKFMLEADRIECLHFKDCALEDFEFFGRGTLKQLKTDDVSVLHLHIAESAENLETVDIRNFTIMWPMFYKMISRSSKLRRLRLWDMVLYGEDKIVDLETIAVFFPTLTHLSLCHDLKDGVVHYSLQESSQLVNVTMLELGWTVINGFFSRWVEGMPRRCPNLKKLVIRGVIPEVKIHEDCQMLANFTSSIVELMRKYIHLEVQFGWKSSFGSILSCTGSIGTCMGTFYIM; this is translated from the coding sequence ATGGAGCATTTTCCTGTTGAAGTTATTGGAAACATACTATCTAGGCTCGGAGATGCCCGAGATGTGGTAATAGCTTCTGCAACTTGTTCAAAATGGCGAGAAGCTTACTGCAAACATCTTCACACACTTTCATTCAATTCCAATGATTGGCCTGTTTATCGTGATTTGCCAACTAGTGATCTAGAAATCTTGATAACTAAAACGATATTTCGAACAACGGGATTAGAAGTACTATATATTCTAATGGACGCTATTGAGTTCTCGGCTTCTACCTTCATTTCTTGGTTCATGTATACTAGGGAAAAATTGCGGCGATTGTTCTATAATGTTCGAACTACTCCAAGTGTTAACATAGTTGAAATATTTGGAAGGCTTAAGTTGAAAACGTTGGTCATAGCACAAAATTCCATTAGTGGGGTTTTTGAAAGATTTCCTTGTTTGAAATGCCTATCTTTAAGCTTTGTCAGTATTTCAGCATTGGATTTAAGTCTTCTGATCATTGGCTGTCGGAAAATTGAAGCCTTGGAGCTTGTCGATCTAGAGATTGCAATATCAGATGCACAAGTGACAGTTGAGCTGACCAGTCCCACATTGATGAGTCTTTATGTTGAAGCAATCAATCTGTATAAGTTTATGTTGGAGGCAGATAGAATTGAGTGTTTGCACTTCAAAGATTGTGCCCTTGAGGATTTCGAATTTTTCGGAAGGGGGACATTGAAGCAGTTGAAGACTGATGATGTTAGTGTGCTACACCTTCATATTGCTGAGAGTGCAGAAAATCTTGAGACTGTAGATATCAGAAACTTCACAATAATGTGGCCAATGTTCTACAAGATGATCTCAAGATCATCAAAATTAAGAAGACTTCGCCTTTGGGATATGGTGCTTTACGGGGAAGATAAGATTGTGGATTTGGAAACAATTGCTGTTTTTTTCCCAACTCTAACCCACCTTTCACTATGCCATGATTTAAAAGATGGAGTGGTTCATTATAGTCTGCAAGAGTCTTCTCAGTTGGTGAATGTGACTATGTTGGAGCTTGGTTGGACTGTAATTAATGGTTTCTTCTCACGTTGGGTTGAGGGGATGCCAAGACGATGCCCGAATCTTAAGAAGCTGGTCATTCGTGGGGTTATTCCAGAGGTCAAAATCCATGAGGATTGCCAGATGCTGGCTAATTTCACGTCGTCCATTGTTGAGctcatgagaaaatatattcatttggAGGTTCAATTTGGTTGGAAATCCAGTTTTGGCTCAATTCTGTCATGTACAGGGTCTATAGGCACATGTATGGGTACATTTTACATCATGTAG